In a single window of the Streptomyces sp. HUAS ZL42 genome:
- the chpH gene encoding chaplin ChpH, with amino-acid sequence MIKKVVAAAAATGGLVLAGAGLAVADAGAQGAAVHSPGVASGNVVQVPVHVPVNVCGNTVSVIGLLNPAFGNTCVNQ; translated from the coding sequence ATGATCAAGAAGGTCGTCGCCGCTGCGGCTGCCACCGGTGGCCTCGTTCTCGCGGGCGCGGGCCTTGCCGTTGCGGACGCCGGTGCCCAGGGCGCCGCGGTGCACTCCCCGGGTGTCGCGTCCGGCAACGTCGTACAGGTGCCCGTTCACGTCCCGGTGAACGTCTGCGGCAACACGGTCTCCGTGATCGGGCTGCTGAACCCCGCCTTCGGTAACACCTGCGTCAACCAGTGA
- a CDS encoding chaplin gives MRQVTRKGLMTVAAATGVLAAAGGAAHADSVASGSTSNSPGVLSGNTVQVPVHVPVNVCGNTVNVVGILNPAVGNTCVNQGGGSGSSAGHGGASAGGHASDSPGVASGNHVQVPIDVPVNVCGNSVDVIGIGNSTSGNDCANGGGLHNNPPGGGGGNNPPGQPGNPGNPGNPGNPGNPGNPGNPGNPGTPGNPGTPGNPGTPGTPGVPGTPPAAGGQTPGGSSHVNQPGAQSAGQPRGAAQLAHTGSDLPLGLALPASAGALLAGAVLYRKARASA, from the coding sequence ATGCGACAGGTCACCCGTAAGGGCCTGATGACCGTGGCGGCCGCGACCGGCGTGCTTGCCGCCGCGGGTGGTGCCGCCCACGCCGACTCGGTTGCGAGCGGCTCCACTTCGAACTCGCCCGGCGTGCTGTCGGGCAACACGGTGCAGGTGCCGGTGCATGTGCCGGTGAACGTCTGCGGCAACACGGTCAACGTCGTCGGGATCCTCAACCCGGCGGTGGGCAACACATGCGTCAACCAGGGCGGTGGCAGCGGTTCGTCCGCCGGGCACGGCGGTGCCTCGGCCGGCGGGCACGCCAGTGACTCACCCGGCGTCGCCTCCGGCAACCACGTCCAGGTGCCGATCGACGTGCCGGTGAACGTCTGCGGCAACAGCGTCGACGTCATCGGGATCGGCAACTCCACCTCGGGCAACGACTGCGCAAACGGCGGCGGCCTCCACAACAACCCGCCGGGCGGCGGTGGCGGGAACAACCCGCCCGGACAGCCGGGCAACCCGGGCAATCCCGGTAACCCCGGTAACCCCGGTAACCCCGGTAACCCCGGTAACCCCGGTAACCCTGGCACGCCGGGCAACCCCGGTACGCCGGGCAACCCCGGTACGCCGGGCACTCCGGGTGTCCCCGGTACGCCGCCCGCCGCGGGTGGCCAGACGCCCGGCGGCTCCTCGCACGTCAACCAGCCCGGCGCCCAGTCGGCCGGCCAGCCCCGGGGTGCCGCGCAGCTCGCCCACACGGGCAGTGACCTGCCGCTGGGCCTCGCCCTGCCGGCGAGCGCGGGGGCGCTGCTGGCGGGCGCGGTCCTCTACCGCAAGGCCCGAGCCTCGGCATAA
- a CDS encoding DUF5703 family protein, with amino-acid sequence MPEYEFVDVYVPRGVSRKETARLLTDHAEYGHWELYRLSLLRDGSRRVRLRRRIIRQARATW; translated from the coding sequence ATGCCGGAATACGAATTTGTCGACGTGTACGTACCGCGCGGGGTTTCCCGCAAGGAGACGGCACGTCTGCTGACGGACCACGCCGAGTACGGACACTGGGAGTTGTACCGACTGAGCCTGCTGCGTGACGGCAGCCGCAGGGTGCGGTTGCGTCGGCGGATCATCCGCCAGGCGCGCGCCACGTGGTGA
- a CDS encoding helix-hairpin-helix domain-containing protein: MSTEPETTENDGPGTPDTAAEGAPDTGAAEDSGTAEASAAAETEESADTEGGDGGTASPPSEAEAELAAQRLERERIERRKSEKQGPIESGGKLSGKAADLLAAVRAVESGEKPAATVFAEPERAPRRPAPEPVRRPQPQQAPDAPSAPAPQTVEAVRGVLTGGGAPEALAPQVAAVLGEGAEDVLRADPWQLLRVTGVRPEQADGFARALLGADCAPDDERRGRSVTVWLLEQAALAGHTALELSALTAALDRRGVPDADGAVQSTIAEGEALVFQDALEEPGSPAAASPAQEAEEDEETERPVRVLVGLEPYALAEESLADGLARVVNSLAKDASTRWEPAVASASGGAAELIRAVAGHGLVLHTGGETARAEPVALLAAARALDLRAVAACHTPDGRGRFAALLGTADEKATDAVVTVAGLLSGAEGPGRDADGALALDLLVVLDAPQLDVESAATVVESLPDGARLVLSGDPAVLWSAGAGRVFADLVAARVCPQVASRIPDPGPIGELVSGIGIGELNQVDAPGKEIVIVPVRDAGEAVHRTVQLVADSVPRAFGVQSEQTVVITPGHGGAAGTRALNAALKERLNPGPGRFGGFDPGDLIAYSPAPGRTLAGRVVRADADGLHLTCAGAPVVVARDRVEQTVRHGWALTAHQAVGSRWPAAVVVLPGDAAQALNRPWVYTAFSRAERHLSVVHGVEQALPRAVAEVPPKPRTTRLPVLLRTQVPTAG, encoded by the coding sequence GTGAGCACGGAGCCGGAGACCACGGAGAACGACGGGCCGGGGACACCGGACACGGCGGCGGAGGGCGCCCCGGACACCGGAGCCGCGGAAGACTCCGGTACCGCGGAGGCCTCGGCTGCCGCAGAGACCGAGGAGAGCGCGGACACCGAAGGCGGCGACGGCGGCACCGCGTCGCCGCCGTCCGAGGCCGAGGCCGAGCTCGCGGCCCAGCGGCTCGAGCGGGAGCGGATCGAGCGGCGGAAGTCCGAGAAGCAGGGCCCCATCGAGAGCGGCGGCAAGCTGAGCGGCAAGGCCGCCGATCTGCTCGCGGCCGTAAGGGCGGTGGAGAGCGGCGAGAAGCCCGCCGCCACCGTCTTCGCCGAGCCGGAGCGGGCTCCGCGCCGCCCCGCCCCCGAGCCCGTACGACGCCCGCAGCCGCAGCAGGCCCCTGACGCGCCCTCGGCTCCCGCCCCGCAGACCGTCGAGGCCGTGCGCGGCGTGCTGACCGGCGGAGGTGCGCCCGAGGCGCTGGCACCGCAGGTGGCGGCGGTCCTCGGCGAGGGCGCCGAGGACGTGCTGCGCGCGGATCCCTGGCAGCTGCTGCGGGTCACGGGCGTACGTCCCGAGCAGGCCGACGGATTCGCGCGGGCGCTGCTCGGCGCGGACTGCGCCCCGGACGACGAGCGGCGGGGCCGGTCGGTCACCGTCTGGCTCCTGGAGCAGGCGGCCCTGGCCGGGCACACCGCCCTTGAGCTGTCGGCCCTCACCGCGGCGCTGGACCGGCGGGGCGTGCCGGACGCGGACGGAGCCGTACAGAGCACGATCGCCGAGGGCGAGGCGCTGGTCTTCCAGGACGCGCTGGAGGAACCCGGCAGCCCCGCCGCCGCCTCGCCGGCCCAGGAAGCAGAGGAGGACGAGGAGACGGAGCGCCCGGTCCGGGTCCTGGTCGGCCTGGAGCCGTACGCGCTCGCCGAGGAGAGCCTCGCCGACGGACTGGCCCGCGTGGTCAACTCCCTGGCCAAGGACGCCTCGACGCGGTGGGAGCCGGCCGTGGCGTCGGCGTCCGGCGGCGCGGCCGAGCTGATCCGTGCCGTCGCCGGTCACGGCCTCGTGCTGCACACCGGCGGCGAGACGGCCCGCGCCGAACCGGTGGCCCTGCTGGCCGCGGCTCGCGCCCTGGACCTGCGTGCCGTCGCGGCGTGCCATACGCCGGACGGGCGCGGCCGTTTCGCGGCGCTGCTCGGAACGGCCGACGAGAAGGCCACCGACGCCGTCGTCACCGTCGCCGGCCTCCTCTCCGGTGCCGAGGGTCCCGGGCGCGACGCCGACGGGGCGCTGGCCCTCGACCTCCTCGTCGTTCTCGACGCCCCGCAGCTCGACGTGGAGAGCGCGGCGACGGTCGTGGAGTCGCTGCCCGACGGGGCCCGGCTGGTGCTCAGCGGGGATCCGGCCGTGCTCTGGTCGGCCGGTGCGGGGCGGGTCTTCGCGGACCTGGTCGCCGCTCGGGTGTGTCCGCAGGTCGCCTCCCGCATCCCCGACCCGGGTCCGATCGGCGAGCTCGTCTCGGGCATCGGCATCGGCGAGCTGAACCAGGTCGACGCGCCCGGAAAGGAGATCGTGATCGTGCCGGTGCGGGACGCGGGCGAAGCCGTGCACCGGACCGTGCAGCTCGTCGCGGACTCGGTGCCGCGGGCCTTCGGCGTGCAGTCCGAGCAGACGGTCGTGATCACGCCGGGGCACGGGGGCGCGGCCGGGACGCGCGCGCTCAACGCGGCGCTCAAGGAGCGCCTCAACCCCGGGCCCGGCCGCTTCGGCGGCTTCGACCCGGGCGACCTGATCGCCTACTCCCCCGCTCCGGGCCGCACGCTGGCGGGCCGGGTGGTGAGGGCCGACGCCGACGGACTGCACCTGACGTGCGCGGGCGCCCCCGTCGTCGTGGCCCGGGACCGGGTCGAGCAGACCGTACGACACGGGTGGGCGCTCACCGCACACCAGGCGGTGGGCAGCCGATGGCCGGCGGCGGTCGTGGTCCTGCCCGGCGACGCGGCACAGGCACTGAACCGCCCCTGGGTCTACACGGCGTTCAGCCGCGCGGAACGCCACCTGTCCGTGGTGCACGGAGTGGAGCAGGCACTGCCGAGAGCGGTCGCAGAAGTCCCGCCGAAGCCGCGCACTACACGTCTTCCGGTTCTGCTGAGGACCCAGGTCCCGACGGCAGGCTGA
- a CDS encoding aldo/keto reductase, whose amino-acid sequence MEQRHLGRTGLRVSRIGLGTLTWGRDTDEHDAADLLKTFWEAGGTLVDTADVYGDGEAEYLLGRLIEGLVPRRDLVISTKAGSVPDPDRRFDGSRGHLLSALDASLARLGTDYVDLWHIHAFDPDTPLEETLQALDIAVTSGRARYAGVSDFCGWQLAKAATWQLAAPGARTRLASTQMEYSLLQRGVEREVLPAALDLGIGLLPSSPLGRGVLTGKYRNDALPPDSRGASDHLAPFVEPYLDDTASRIVDAVATAADGLAVTPLQVALAWVRDRPGVAAPVVGARNAQQLTAALSVEALSLPDEICRALDDVSAPLHRYPDHDWSTL is encoded by the coding sequence ATGGAGCAGAGGCATCTCGGCCGTACCGGCCTGCGCGTGTCCCGCATCGGGCTCGGCACCCTGACGTGGGGACGTGACACCGACGAGCACGACGCCGCGGACCTCTTGAAGACGTTCTGGGAAGCGGGCGGAACGCTCGTCGACACCGCGGACGTGTACGGCGACGGAGAGGCCGAGTACCTGCTGGGACGCCTCATAGAAGGCCTGGTGCCGCGGCGCGACCTGGTGATCTCCACCAAGGCCGGCAGTGTGCCCGACCCGGACCGGCGCTTCGACGGCTCGCGCGGCCACCTGCTCTCCGCTCTGGACGCCTCGCTCGCCCGTCTCGGCACGGACTACGTCGACCTCTGGCACATCCACGCCTTCGACCCGGACACCCCGCTCGAGGAGACCCTCCAGGCCCTCGACATCGCCGTCACCAGCGGCCGCGCGCGCTACGCCGGCGTCTCCGACTTCTGCGGCTGGCAGCTCGCCAAGGCCGCGACCTGGCAGCTGGCGGCACCGGGGGCACGGACGCGGCTGGCGAGCACGCAGATGGAGTACTCGCTGCTGCAGCGCGGCGTGGAGCGCGAGGTGCTGCCGGCCGCGCTGGACCTGGGGATCGGTCTGCTGCCGTCCTCCCCGCTGGGCCGCGGTGTGCTCACCGGCAAGTACCGCAACGACGCCCTGCCGCCCGACTCGCGCGGTGCCTCGGACCACTTGGCGCCCTTCGTCGAGCCGTACCTCGACGACACCGCGAGCCGCATCGTCGACGCCGTGGCGACCGCGGCGGACGGGCTGGCGGTGACCCCGCTCCAGGTCGCCCTCGCCTGGGTGCGCGACCGGCCCGGAGTGGCCGCGCCCGTGGTCGGCGCACGCAACGCGCAGCAGCTCACGGCGGCATTGTCAGTGGAGGCCCTTAGTCTTCCTGACGAGATCTGCCGGGCGCTCGACGATGTGTCGGCGCCCCTGCACCGCTATCCCGATCACGACTGGAGCACGCTGTGA
- a CDS encoding LLM class F420-dependent oxidoreductase, protein MQLGINLGYWGAGMDSDNLAVAQEADRLGYAVCWAAEAYGSDAATVLTWVAAQTERIDVGSAIFQIPARQPAMTAMTAATLDSLSGGRFRLGLGVSGPQVSEGWYGVKFDKPLARTREYVEIVRKAMTRERLSYEGEHWTLPLPGGPGKPIKLTVHPKREHIPLYIAAIGPKNLEQTGEIADGALLIFPSADHLEDTAITYLRAGREKAGKTLDGFDVCPTLPLAVGDDKDVARLADTFRPYTALYVGGMGSRKQNFYNQLAQRMGYETAAAEIQDKYLSGDKQGAAAAVPHELIDRTTLLGSVERIADRMKAYAAAGVTTLTLAPAGFTLDERLASLRAGAEALERAGLA, encoded by the coding sequence ATGCAGCTCGGGATCAACCTCGGCTACTGGGGCGCCGGGATGGACTCGGACAATCTCGCCGTGGCGCAGGAGGCCGACCGGCTCGGGTACGCCGTGTGCTGGGCCGCCGAGGCCTACGGCTCCGACGCGGCCACGGTGCTCACCTGGGTCGCCGCCCAGACCGAGCGGATCGACGTCGGCTCGGCGATCTTCCAGATCCCGGCCCGCCAGCCCGCGATGACCGCCATGACCGCGGCCACCCTCGACTCCCTCTCCGGCGGACGCTTCCGGCTCGGCCTCGGCGTCTCCGGCCCGCAGGTCTCCGAGGGCTGGTACGGCGTCAAGTTCGACAAGCCGCTGGCGCGGACCCGCGAATACGTCGAGATCGTACGGAAGGCGATGACGCGGGAGCGGCTGTCGTACGAGGGAGAGCACTGGACGCTGCCCCTGCCCGGCGGCCCGGGCAAGCCCATCAAGCTGACCGTGCACCCGAAGCGCGAGCACATCCCGCTGTACATCGCCGCCATCGGCCCGAAGAACCTCGAGCAGACCGGCGAGATCGCCGACGGGGCGCTCCTCATCTTCCCGAGCGCCGACCACCTCGAGGACACCGCGATCACCTACCTGCGCGCGGGGCGCGAGAAGGCCGGCAAGACCCTGGACGGCTTCGACGTCTGCCCGACGCTGCCCCTCGCGGTCGGCGACGACAAGGACGTGGCCAGGCTCGCCGACACCTTCCGTCCCTACACCGCGCTGTACGTCGGCGGTATGGGAAGCCGCAAGCAGAACTTCTACAACCAACTCGCCCAGCGCATGGGGTACGAGACGGCGGCGGCCGAGATCCAGGACAAGTACCTGTCCGGCGACAAGCAGGGCGCCGCGGCCGCCGTCCCGCACGAGCTGATCGACCGGACCACGCTGCTCGGTTCGGTGGAGCGGATCGCCGACCGGATGAAGGCCTACGCGGCGGCCGGGGTCACCACCCTCACCCTCGCCCCCGCCGGTTTCACCCTCGACGAGCGCCTCGCCTCGCTCCGCGCCGGCGCCGAGGCCCTGGAGCGCGCCGGGCTCGCGTAA
- a CDS encoding ferritin-like domain-containing protein: protein MLSAKSLFQEILDNDESFRLFCSIAASGESQGGWENARIAALVPASERELAPKITRHGADEDKHGRIFNALLKKRGLEPVPVPPETDYTMILERNGIGLAHDKLKSDQPLSVQDIVTYLAHSRVTEQRASEQMELLRKHFADHPDVGRAVKMISSDEDNHLAYCHEELLRFAHAGHGRAIQRTLRESALAEIRIYRDVSLAVMAHMGRILGWPRAKSAVLVAGIHAVYAWERFAGWRRMVSLKMPERRDALGGPATTAAEFA, encoded by the coding sequence ATGCTTTCGGCCAAGAGTCTGTTCCAGGAGATCCTCGACAACGACGAGTCCTTCCGGCTCTTCTGCTCCATCGCGGCCAGCGGGGAGTCGCAGGGCGGCTGGGAGAACGCCCGGATCGCCGCGCTCGTCCCGGCGAGCGAACGCGAACTCGCCCCCAAGATCACCCGACACGGCGCGGACGAGGACAAGCACGGGCGGATCTTCAACGCCCTGCTGAAGAAGCGCGGCCTCGAACCCGTCCCGGTCCCGCCCGAGACCGACTACACCATGATCCTCGAGCGGAACGGCATCGGCCTCGCCCACGACAAGCTCAAGAGCGACCAGCCGCTCAGCGTGCAGGACATCGTCACCTACCTCGCCCACAGCCGGGTGACCGAACAGCGGGCCTCCGAACAGATGGAGTTGCTGCGCAAGCACTTCGCCGACCACCCCGACGTCGGCCGCGCGGTGAAGATGATCTCCAGCGACGAGGACAACCACCTCGCCTACTGCCACGAGGAACTCCTGCGCTTCGCCCACGCCGGGCACGGCCGCGCCATCCAGCGGACCCTGCGCGAGTCCGCGCTCGCCGAGATCCGGATCTACCGGGACGTCAGCCTCGCCGTGATGGCCCACATGGGACGCATCCTCGGCTGGCCGCGGGCGAAGTCGGCGGTGCTCGTGGCCGGCATCCACGCCGTGTACGCGTGGGAACGCTTCGCGGGCTGGCGGCGGATGGTGTCCCTGAAGATGCCGGAGCGACGCGACGCACTCGGCGGGCCGGCCACGACGGCCGCCGAGTTCGCCTGA
- the corA gene encoding magnesium/cobalt transporter CorA, translating into MIVDCAIYRDGRRTEGPEDLSDALAQCRLGGDAFVWIGLYEPTENEFDQVTEEFGLHPLAVEDALKAHQRPKLEVYDDSLFMVLKPVGYEPKSDVVSSGEVMVFVGDSFVVTVRHGEEAPLAAVRHRLEAEPEMLRHGPTAVLYSIADAVVDHYVDVARELGTDLEELEAEVFAPDTGGSRHTASSIYAFKRQVLEFRRATGPLAQPLTRLAGTGLYGIHVPFVHEKAQPFFRDVSDHLTRVNESVEGLDRLVSDILSAHLAQMSVRQNDDMRKISAWAAMAAVPTMIAGIYGMNFDHMPELHWVWSYPAVIVVLAALEVSLFRLFKSRGWL; encoded by the coding sequence GTGATCGTCGACTGTGCCATCTACCGCGACGGGCGCCGGACGGAGGGTCCCGAGGACCTCTCCGACGCCCTGGCCCAGTGCCGCCTCGGGGGTGACGCCTTCGTCTGGATCGGCCTGTACGAGCCGACGGAGAACGAGTTCGACCAGGTCACGGAGGAGTTCGGGCTGCATCCCCTGGCCGTCGAGGACGCTCTGAAGGCGCATCAGCGCCCCAAGCTCGAGGTGTACGACGACTCGTTGTTCATGGTCCTCAAACCTGTGGGGTACGAGCCGAAGAGCGATGTCGTCTCCTCGGGCGAGGTCATGGTCTTCGTCGGCGACTCGTTCGTGGTGACCGTACGGCACGGCGAGGAGGCGCCCCTCGCGGCCGTCCGGCACCGGCTGGAGGCGGAGCCGGAGATGCTCCGGCACGGTCCCACGGCCGTGCTGTACTCGATCGCCGACGCGGTGGTCGACCACTACGTGGACGTGGCGCGCGAGCTGGGGACCGACCTGGAGGAGCTGGAGGCGGAGGTCTTCGCGCCGGACACCGGCGGCTCGCGCCACACGGCGTCCAGCATCTACGCCTTCAAACGGCAGGTCCTGGAGTTCCGCAGGGCCACCGGTCCGCTGGCGCAGCCGCTGACCCGGCTCGCCGGCACGGGGCTCTACGGCATCCACGTGCCCTTCGTCCACGAGAAGGCGCAACCGTTCTTCCGCGACGTGAGCGACCACCTCACGCGTGTGAACGAGTCCGTGGAGGGCCTGGACCGGCTCGTCTCGGACATCCTCTCGGCGCATCTGGCGCAGATGAGCGTCCGGCAGAACGACGACATGCGGAAGATCTCCGCGTGGGCGGCCATGGCCGCGGTCCCCACGATGATCGCGGGCATCTACGGCATGAACTTCGACCACATGCCGGAGCTGCACTGGGTGTGGTCGTATCCGGCGGTGATCGTGGTCCTGGCCGCCCTGGAGGTCTCCCTGTTCCGGCTGTTCAAGAGCCGCGGCTGGCTTTAG
- a CDS encoding histidine phosphatase family protein has protein sequence MPTLILVRHGRSTANTSGVLAGWTPGVALDERGAAQAAALPGRLAELPISEVVASPLQRCQETIQPLLDARPGLRAHIDERIGECHYGDWSGRKLAELKDEPLMEVVQAHPSAAAFPGGESMRAMQTRAAEAVREWNARVERDHGADAVYLMCSHGDIIKSLVADALGLHLDLFQRISVEPCSITAIRYTRLRPFLVRLGDTGDFASLVPREEPPAEDAPVGGGAGAP, from the coding sequence ATGCCCACGCTGATCCTCGTCCGGCACGGACGTTCCACCGCCAACACCTCGGGAGTGCTCGCCGGCTGGACGCCCGGCGTCGCCCTCGACGAACGGGGCGCCGCGCAGGCCGCCGCGCTGCCCGGGCGCCTCGCCGAGCTGCCGATCTCCGAGGTCGTCGCCAGCCCCCTCCAGCGCTGCCAGGAGACGATCCAGCCGCTGCTCGACGCGCGGCCCGGGCTGCGCGCGCACATCGACGAGCGGATCGGGGAATGCCACTACGGCGACTGGTCCGGACGCAAACTGGCCGAACTCAAGGACGAGCCCCTCATGGAGGTCGTGCAGGCGCATCCGTCCGCGGCCGCCTTCCCCGGCGGCGAGTCCATGCGGGCCATGCAGACCCGGGCCGCCGAGGCGGTACGCGAATGGAACGCGCGCGTGGAGCGCGACCACGGTGCCGACGCCGTGTATCTCATGTGCTCGCACGGTGACATCATCAAGTCGCTGGTGGCGGACGCACTCGGACTTCATCTCGACCTCTTCCAGAGGATTTCCGTTGAACCGTGTTCCATCACCGCGATCCGTTACACACGGCTGCGGCCGTTCCTCGTACGGCTCGGGGACACCGGTGATTTCGCGTCCCTCGTGCCGCGCGAGGAACCCCCTGCCGAGGACGCCCCGGTGGGGGGCGGTGCGGGCGCACCGTGA
- a CDS encoding DUF3090 domain-containing protein: MSRQVFLYDPPDRFVAGTVGLPGRRTFFLQAIAGSRVTSVALEKTQVAALAERMDELLDEVVRRSGGSASVPAVAPNEIADTDPLDTPIEEEFRVGTMALAWDGEEQRMIVEAQALVELDADSEEDLAEAEERLLQDEENGPPMLRVRLTGAQARAFAKRALDVVNAGRPPCPLCSLPLDPEGHVCPRQNGYRRGA; encoded by the coding sequence GTGTCCCGTCAGGTGTTCCTCTACGACCCGCCGGACCGCTTCGTGGCCGGCACGGTCGGACTGCCCGGGCGCCGTACCTTCTTCCTCCAGGCCATCGCCGGCTCCCGGGTGACCAGCGTGGCACTGGAGAAGACTCAGGTAGCCGCGCTCGCCGAGCGCATGGACGAGTTGCTGGACGAGGTCGTACGCCGTAGCGGCGGCAGCGCTTCCGTGCCCGCCGTGGCGCCCAACGAGATCGCCGACACCGATCCCCTCGACACACCGATCGAGGAGGAGTTCCGGGTCGGCACCATGGCCCTCGCCTGGGACGGCGAGGAACAGCGCATGATCGTCGAGGCGCAGGCCCTCGTGGAACTCGACGCCGACTCCGAGGAGGACCTCGCGGAGGCCGAGGAGCGGCTCCTTCAGGACGAGGAGAACGGGCCCCCGATGCTGCGGGTCCGGCTCACCGGCGCGCAGGCGAGAGCCTTCGCCAAGCGCGCCCTCGACGTCGTCAACGCCGGCCGGCCGCCGTGCCCGCTGTGCAGCCTGCCGCTCGACCCGGAAGGACACGTATGTCCGCGCCAGAACGGATACCGCCGCGGAGCGTGA
- a CDS encoding SCO1664 family protein, with product MSAPERIPPRSVTAEVTPAELLERGELTVRGRIRDASNAALYCTVAHEGREATCVYKPVAGERPLWDFPDGTLAQREVAAYEVSEATGWGLVPATVLRDGPYGEGMCQLWIEQTPDAELLALVEGEEPQPGWKAIGFAEVGDGRTALLVHADDERLRRLAVLDAVINNADRKGGHLLPTADGRLYGIDHGVTFNVENKLRTLLWGWAGEPLTGEAVEALKGLKAALDEGGTLATRLTALITRAELEATRARVDGLLASGKHPEPSGEWPAIPWPPV from the coding sequence ATGTCCGCGCCAGAACGGATACCGCCGCGGAGCGTGACGGCCGAGGTGACCCCAGCCGAACTGCTCGAGCGCGGGGAGCTGACCGTGCGCGGCCGTATCCGTGACGCCTCCAACGCGGCGCTGTACTGCACGGTCGCCCACGAGGGCCGTGAGGCGACCTGCGTCTACAAGCCCGTGGCCGGCGAGAGACCCCTGTGGGACTTTCCCGACGGGACGCTCGCCCAGCGTGAGGTGGCGGCGTACGAGGTCTCCGAGGCGACCGGCTGGGGGCTCGTGCCGGCGACCGTGCTGCGGGACGGGCCGTACGGCGAGGGAATGTGCCAGTTGTGGATCGAGCAGACGCCCGACGCGGAACTCCTCGCCCTCGTGGAGGGGGAGGAGCCGCAGCCCGGCTGGAAGGCGATCGGGTTCGCGGAGGTCGGGGACGGCAGGACCGCGCTGCTGGTGCACGCCGACGACGAGCGGCTGCGGCGACTGGCCGTCCTCGACGCGGTGATCAACAACGCGGACCGCAAGGGCGGCCATCTGCTGCCGACCGCAGACGGGCGGCTGTACGGCATCGACCACGGCGTCACCTTCAACGTCGAGAACAAACTGCGGACGCTGCTGTGGGGCTGGGCGGGCGAGCCACTGACGGGGGAGGCGGTCGAGGCGCTCAAGGGCCTGAAGGCGGCGCTCGACGAGGGCGGGACGCTGGCGACCCGGCTGACCGCACTCATCACACGGGCGGAACTCGAAGCCACGCGCGCGCGGGTCGACGGGTTGCTGGCGTCCGGGAAGCATCCGGAGCCGAGCGGGGAGTGGCCGGCGATTCCGTGGCCGCCGGTGTGA